The Xanthomonas indica genome has a segment encoding these proteins:
- a CDS encoding DUF2247 family protein — MSLGLVDWGTLVVGKKRGWIGKDDVIDYCNYILRKSHDEKAISMLVVDEASEEDFFDALYKNAGPFEEFVEQEKWRLAFLVYISNLNSDDNEKIRLLQEVYADFYYPEDMAECSIYGGGRGDPLAAMMRVIAELSKKLCIKNNIIN; from the coding sequence ATGTCTTTAGGCCTCGTGGACTGGGGGACTTTGGTTGTTGGGAAAAAGAGAGGCTGGATCGGTAAGGATGATGTAATTGATTACTGTAATTATATTTTGAGAAAATCTCATGATGAGAAGGCAATATCTATGTTGGTAGTGGATGAGGCTTCGGAGGAGGATTTCTTCGACGCGTTATATAAAAACGCTGGCCCATTTGAAGAGTTTGTTGAACAGGAAAAATGGAGACTTGCTTTCTTAGTTTATATATCGAATTTGAATTCTGATGATAATGAGAAGATACGGCTGCTTCAGGAAGTCTACGCGGATTTCTATTATCCGGAAGATATGGCAGAATGTAGTATTTATGGAGGCGGAAGAGGAGATCCGCTAGCCGCAATGATGCGAGTGATAGCAGAGCTTTCTAAAAAACTTTGCATTAAAAATAATATAATAAATTAA
- a CDS encoding DUF480 domain-containing protein, whose translation MTDTPTIPVLSTIEARALGCLIEKEATTPDAYPLTVNATVVAANQKTSREPVMALSPGDVQHALRQLEGRGLVRQQFSSRAERYEHRLAAALDLTQQQVALLGLLLLRGPQTVNELLTRAERMARFADADDVRHQLERLAQRQLAVQLPRASGQREDRYMHLLTGPVDAEALAATFKARPAASGNDELESRVQALEAEVAELREIVAQLQAQRGSE comes from the coding sequence ATGACCGACACCCCCACCATCCCCGTTCTCTCCACCATCGAAGCCCGCGCCCTCGGCTGTCTGATCGAGAAGGAGGCGACCACGCCGGATGCGTATCCGCTCACGGTCAATGCGACGGTGGTGGCGGCCAATCAGAAGACGTCGCGAGAGCCGGTGATGGCGTTGAGCCCGGGCGATGTGCAGCACGCGCTGCGGCAACTGGAGGGGCGCGGATTGGTGCGGCAGCAGTTCTCATCGCGCGCCGAGCGCTACGAGCATCGGTTGGCGGCGGCGCTGGATCTGACCCAGCAACAGGTGGCCTTGCTCGGCCTGCTGCTGTTGCGCGGCCCGCAGACGGTCAATGAGTTGCTGACACGCGCCGAGCGCATGGCGCGCTTTGCCGATGCGGACGATGTCCGTCATCAGTTGGAACGGCTGGCACAGCGCCAGTTGGCGGTGCAGTTGCCGCGCGCCAGCGGGCAGCGCGAGGACCGCTACATGCATCTGCTCACCGGTCCGGTGGATGCGGAGGCGTTGGCAGCCACGTTCAAGGCGCGGCCGGCGGCGTCGGGGAATGACGAACTGGAAAGCCGGGTGCAGGCGCTGGAGGCCGAGGTGGCGGAGTTGCGCGAGATCGTGGCGCAGTTGCAGGCGCAGCGCGGCTCCGAGTGA
- a CDS encoding DinB family protein: protein MDTLHTLRLFANYSHWMNQRLYAAAATLPDTAIAEPRGAFFGSLLGTLNHLVVADTIWLQRFAQHPARHPALQAIAAKPVPPALDMPQADCLADLRTQREALDATIAAWMTELQPDDLDVALRYRNTRGESHCRRFGDLLLHFFNHQTHHRGQATTLLSQAGADVGVTDMLAVIPQVEVA from the coding sequence ATGGACACCTTGCACACACTGCGGCTGTTCGCCAACTACAGCCACTGGATGAACCAGCGTCTCTACGCCGCGGCCGCGACCCTGCCGGACACCGCCATCGCCGAGCCGCGCGGCGCCTTCTTCGGATCGCTGTTGGGCACGCTCAACCACCTGGTGGTGGCGGATACGATCTGGCTACAGCGCTTCGCCCAGCATCCGGCCCGGCACCCGGCGCTGCAGGCCATCGCCGCCAAGCCGGTCCCGCCCGCCCTGGACATGCCGCAGGCCGACTGTCTGGCGGACCTGCGGACGCAGCGCGAGGCGCTGGATGCAACGATCGCCGCCTGGATGACGGAACTGCAGCCCGACGATCTCGATGTGGCGCTGCGCTATCGCAATACCCGCGGCGAATCGCACTGCCGGCGCTTCGGCGACCTGCTGCTGCACTTCTTCAACCACCAGACCCACCACCGCGGCCAGGCCACCACCTTGCTCAGCCAGGCGGGTGCCGATGTCGGTGTGACTGATATGTTGGCGGTGATTCCGCAGGTAGAGGTGGCGTGA
- a CDS encoding GNAT family N-acetyltransferase, protein MSTVIETPRLVLRRLDPERDATPMLALLNDPGFLAHIGDRGVRDEAQASRYLADGSVRSYAEHGFGLYAVEGRDDGAWIGVAGLVLRPTLPAPDLGYALLQPYAGQGYASEAARAVLEYARSVLALPRVYAIVAPGNARSLRLLAALGFIAQGRVRLSPEAAEVELHLCELHAPQEHA, encoded by the coding sequence ATGTCCACCGTGATCGAGACCCCACGCCTGGTGCTGCGCCGGCTGGACCCCGAGCGCGATGCGACGCCGATGCTGGCCCTGCTCAACGACCCCGGCTTCCTGGCGCACATCGGCGACCGCGGCGTGCGCGACGAAGCCCAGGCCAGCCGCTATCTCGCCGACGGCTCAGTGCGCAGCTACGCCGAGCACGGCTTCGGCCTGTATGCGGTGGAGGGTCGCGACGACGGCGCCTGGATTGGCGTGGCCGGGCTGGTGCTGCGGCCGACCCTGCCCGCGCCCGACCTGGGCTACGCCCTGCTGCAGCCCTACGCGGGCCAGGGCTACGCCAGCGAGGCGGCGCGCGCCGTGCTGGAGTACGCGCGCAGCGTGCTGGCGCTGCCGCGGGTCTACGCGATCGTGGCACCAGGCAATGCACGCTCGCTGCGGCTGCTGGCCGCGCTGGGCTTCATCGCCCAGGGACGCGTGCGCCTGAGCCCGGAAGCGGCCGAGGTCGAACTCCATCTGTGCGAACTGCACGCCCCCCAGGAGCACGCCTGA